Below is a window of Congzhengia minquanensis DNA.
AGTTTACAACATCTGAAAGACCCAACCGCTGCTTCATCAAATTAACATAAATGTGCTCCGCTCCGCTTGTGCCGTGTCCCTCTGTGATGCTGTCTCCTAAAAATACCGCTTTTTTTCCTTTAAAATCCATGCTGTCTAACCCCTTTTTTTCTCATTTATCGTATATAACATAATTTGCCTTATGCGTTTTTTCCTCCGGAATTTGCGCTGCATAGCCTAAAATGCAATTGCCAATTCCAATATACTGGCTGCCCAGCCCCCACTTTTCTTTTAGCTTTTTGCCCTCCGGCGTTTCAAACACCTCGCGTGCCCGGTGGATCCAGCAGGCTCCAAGCCCCAAAGACGCAGCCGCGTTCAACAAGTTACCCATCACCAGGCACCCGTCCTCTTTAAAGGTGGACACGGTGGTGTCGGAAAACACAATAATAACCACCGGCGCGCCATAAAACGCGTCGGTCGAAGCGCCCATGATTTTTGCGTTCAGGTTCCCGATATAGCGAACCGTTTCAGGATCTGTTACAGCCACCATTACCGGCGACTGTCTGTTCATTCCAGTAGGTGCATTAATGCCCGCCTTTAAAACCTCTTTCAGCATATTCTCAGGCACCGGATCACTTTTATAGCTCTTTACACTTCTTCTTGTTTGTAAAACATTTAAACAGTCGTTCATTTTTCTAACCTCCGTTATATATGTCTTAAATTCTGAATGTCCAAATCATCCGGCTTGTAGCCTTCAATATAATCTAACACCTCATCTGGGTTTGAAAGAACTTCATAAAGCTTTAAACAGCCGGGCGCAACAAACCCTTCATCAACTGCTTTTTCCATCATTTCCGCCATTGCGTTATAATATTTTCTGAAATTAAACACCACCATTGCCTTGTTGTGACGCTTCAGCTGCTTCAGCGTTAAAATTTCAAAAAACTCGTCAAAGGTTCCCACGCCGCCAGGCACCATTATAAATGCATCGGCTGTCTCCTCCATAATTTTTTTACGCTCACGCATAGTTTCCGTTCTTATCAGCTCTGTGCAGTTTTCGAACAGCACGCCGTCTACGTTAAAAAAAGTAGGGGCAACACCAATAATTTTGCCACCGCCGGCATACACGCCGCGGGCCACTGCGCCCATTAAGCCGCCGGCGCCGGCGCCGTAAACCAGAGAGTGGCCGCGCTCCGCCATTTTTTCCCCCAGCGTTTCCACCGCTTCTATATACGAAGGATCTATATTGTTGCTTGCCGCTCCATATACACAAATTGTCATAAAATCCTCTCCTTTATATGTTTGATATGATTTTAGCATAAACTTTTTTTATTTTCAAGCTTTCTATTAGTTTATTCACAAACTACACAATTATATTTTACAAAAGTAATAACTTTTTTTGATTTTATTTACAGAAAGAAAAAAAAGTG
It encodes the following:
- a CDS encoding nitroreductase translates to MNDCLNVLQTRRSVKSYKSDPVPENMLKEVLKAGINAPTGMNRQSPVMVAVTDPETVRYIGNLNAKIMGASTDAFYGAPVVIIVFSDTTVSTFKEDGCLVMGNLLNAAASLGLGACWIHRAREVFETPEGKKLKEKWGLGSQYIGIGNCILGYAAQIPEEKTHKANYVIYDK
- a CDS encoding TIGR00730 family Rossman fold protein yields the protein MTICVYGAASNNIDPSYIEAVETLGEKMAERGHSLVYGAGAGGLMGAVARGVYAGGGKIIGVAPTFFNVDGVLFENCTELIRTETMRERKKIMEETADAFIMVPGGVGTFDEFFEILTLKQLKRHNKAMVVFNFRKYYNAMAEMMEKAVDEGFVAPGCLKLYEVLSNPDEVLDYIEGYKPDDLDIQNLRHI